From the Pseudarthrobacter sp. MM222 genome, one window contains:
- a CDS encoding IclR family transcriptional regulator, translating into MQNNPLAKSARQPVQKRPTYSIEAVDNALQLLQLLRDGGALRLKDAAAELGVAPSTAHRLLAMLVYRGFAVQDENRRYVPGPAMGVGPAGLSWTRLLRSLAQPHMELLSARLNETVNLMVRVGTKVRFLATVEGNNVLRVGDRQGTVMPANKTSGGKAMLAGLDPAMIEQLFRSHNAEIGGDTIPDNEYPAFVRELESVRSNGFAANFEGTEEGVSALGMALHNRHGHVVGALSVATPATRFRRVFDAGLVPALRETCRQLEIDIAANPAEPD; encoded by the coding sequence GTGCAGAACAATCCATTGGCGAAGTCCGCCCGTCAGCCTGTTCAAAAGCGGCCCACCTATTCCATTGAGGCAGTGGACAACGCGCTGCAGCTCCTCCAGCTGCTCCGCGACGGCGGAGCACTGCGGCTCAAAGACGCCGCCGCGGAGCTGGGTGTGGCTCCATCCACCGCCCACCGCCTCTTGGCGATGCTGGTCTACCGGGGATTCGCCGTGCAGGACGAAAACCGGCGCTATGTCCCCGGCCCCGCCATGGGCGTCGGGCCGGCCGGGCTGAGTTGGACCCGGCTGCTCCGCTCACTCGCGCAGCCGCATATGGAGCTGCTCTCGGCGCGGCTCAACGAGACCGTCAACCTCATGGTGCGGGTGGGCACGAAGGTGCGCTTCCTGGCCACAGTGGAAGGGAACAACGTCCTGCGGGTTGGTGACCGGCAGGGGACGGTCATGCCCGCCAACAAGACCTCCGGAGGCAAGGCCATGCTCGCCGGACTGGATCCGGCCATGATCGAGCAGTTGTTCCGCAGCCATAACGCGGAAATTGGCGGGGACACCATTCCGGACAATGAATATCCGGCATTCGTGCGGGAGCTCGAGTCGGTCCGCAGCAACGGCTTCGCGGCCAATTTCGAAGGCACTGAGGAGGGCGTGAGTGCGCTCGGGATGGCCCTGCACAACCGGCACGGGCACGTCGTCGGCGCGCTCAGCGTCGCAACTCCGGCGACGCGCTTCCGCCGGGTATTCGACGCCGGGCTTGTCCCCGCCCTGCGGGAAACCTGCCGGCAGCTGGAGATCGACATCGCGGCGAATCCGGCCGAACCGGACTGA
- a CDS encoding cupin domain-containing protein produces the protein MSISAENTTHESVAASHALPEPTPEEAAQLKELYRDFDRENLIPLWTEIADLMPMVPTPKAVPHVWRWSDLYPLAARAGDLVPVGRGGERRAIALANPGLAGTPYATPTLWAAIQYLGARETAPEHRHSQNAFRFVVEGEGVWTVVNGDPVRMSRGDFLLTPGWNFHGHHNDTDEPMAWIDGLDIPFAHYADAGFFEFGTERVTDEATPDISRSERLWAHPGLRPLSGLDDTTSSPIAAYRWEHTDRALAEQLLLEDEGHPATASQGHAAVRFTNPTTGGDVMPTIRAEFHRLRAGAATQAVREVGSSVWQVFEGSGSVVLNGETRTLAKGDLFVVPSWQEWSLQADLHAETSFDLFRFSDAPIFERLNFNRTYIEGRNK, from the coding sequence GTGTCCATCAGCGCCGAGAACACCACGCATGAATCGGTGGCGGCCAGCCACGCCCTGCCGGAGCCGACACCCGAAGAGGCTGCCCAGCTCAAAGAGCTGTACCGGGATTTTGACCGGGAGAACCTGATCCCGCTCTGGACCGAGATCGCGGACCTGATGCCGATGGTCCCGACTCCCAAGGCGGTCCCGCATGTCTGGCGGTGGAGCGATCTGTACCCGCTGGCCGCCCGTGCCGGCGACCTTGTCCCGGTCGGCCGCGGCGGGGAACGCCGCGCCATTGCCCTGGCCAACCCGGGCCTGGCCGGTACGCCGTATGCCACCCCCACCTTGTGGGCAGCCATCCAGTACCTGGGTGCCCGCGAAACCGCCCCGGAGCACCGCCACTCGCAGAACGCCTTCCGCTTCGTTGTCGAGGGCGAAGGCGTGTGGACCGTCGTGAACGGGGACCCTGTCCGGATGTCCCGGGGCGACTTCCTCCTGACCCCGGGCTGGAACTTCCACGGCCACCACAATGACACTGATGAGCCGATGGCCTGGATCGACGGCCTGGACATCCCGTTCGCGCACTACGCCGACGCCGGCTTCTTCGAGTTCGGCACCGAAAGGGTCACCGACGAAGCCACCCCGGACATCTCCCGGTCCGAGCGACTCTGGGCCCACCCGGGCCTGCGCCCGCTCTCGGGCCTGGACGACACCACGAGCTCCCCCATCGCGGCCTACCGCTGGGAGCACACGGACCGGGCACTGGCTGAGCAGCTGCTGCTCGAGGACGAGGGCCACCCCGCCACCGCGTCCCAGGGCCACGCCGCCGTCCGCTTCACCAACCCCACCACCGGCGGCGATGTGATGCCGACTATCCGGGCCGAATTCCATCGCCTCCGCGCCGGTGCCGCCACGCAAGCCGTCCGTGAAGTCGGATCCAGCGTCTGGCAGGTCTTCGAGGGGTCCGGCTCCGTGGTCCTCAACGGAGAAACCAGGACCCTGGCGAAAGGCGACCTCTTCGTGGTCCCGTCCTGGCAGGAATGGTCGCTTCAGGCGGACCTGCACGCCGAAACAAGTTTCGATCTCTTCCGCTTCAGCGACGCGCCCATCTTTGAGCGCCTGAACTTCAACCGCACCTACATCGAAGGACGCAACAAGTAA
- a CDS encoding fumarylacetoacetate hydrolase family protein, which translates to MRLLTLRLSVGEKTVTKAVRQDGDTLTEIGGFADVGELLRSTGWEATAKAADGATHPLEGADLDAVVPSPGKIICVGHNYRNHIKEMGREVPQFPTLFAKYQESLIGPNDDLALPQESDAVDWEAELAVVIGKKGRRISEADAADHIAGYAVLNDVSMRDYQFRTVQWLQGKTWEKSTPFGPALVTRDEFSSGLMTSEVDGEIQQQTPTNDVVFTPEFLVSYISTIITLNPGDVIATGTPGGVGHAQDPKRYLQEGQVLITTIEGLGQLKNRVVKEA; encoded by the coding sequence ATGAGACTCCTCACCCTCCGCCTCTCCGTTGGGGAAAAGACAGTAACCAAGGCCGTCCGTCAGGACGGCGACACCCTGACCGAAATCGGCGGCTTCGCCGACGTCGGCGAACTCCTCCGCTCAACCGGCTGGGAGGCCACCGCGAAGGCAGCGGACGGCGCCACGCACCCGCTCGAAGGCGCCGACCTCGACGCCGTCGTCCCCTCCCCCGGCAAGATCATCTGCGTGGGCCACAACTACCGCAACCACATCAAGGAAATGGGCCGGGAAGTCCCCCAGTTCCCCACCCTGTTCGCGAAGTACCAGGAGTCCCTGATCGGCCCGAACGATGACCTGGCGCTGCCGCAGGAATCCGACGCGGTCGACTGGGAGGCCGAACTCGCCGTCGTGATCGGCAAGAAGGGCCGCCGGATCAGTGAAGCCGACGCCGCGGACCACATCGCCGGCTACGCCGTGCTGAACGATGTCAGCATGCGCGACTACCAGTTCCGCACCGTCCAGTGGCTGCAGGGCAAGACCTGGGAGAAGTCCACTCCGTTCGGACCTGCCCTGGTCACCAGGGACGAGTTCAGCAGCGGCCTCATGACCTCCGAGGTCGACGGCGAAATCCAGCAGCAGACGCCCACTAACGATGTCGTCTTCACGCCCGAGTTCCTGGTCTCTTACATCTCCACGATCATCACGCTGAACCCAGGTGATGTCATTGCCACCGGCACCCCCGGCGGCGTGGGCCACGCCCAGGACCCCAAGCGCTACCTGCAGGAGGGCCAGGTCCTGATTACCACCATCGAGGGACTGGGCCAGCTGAAGAACCGCGTGGTTAAGGAAGCCTGA
- a CDS encoding maleylpyruvate isomerase family mycothiol-dependent enzyme has product MVARTDQATDPDLLAALLQARRGTAFFARKLNELSDVELDGDSLLPGWTRRHITAHIGYNARAVARLVEWAATGVETPMYASTAVRDHEIEFGATLSPIALRHLFDHSAVHLNVEWRDLPADAWRHKVRTIQGREVPAAETVWMRTREVWIHAVDLDNGATFSDIPAPVLERLLADITGAWKTRGTDKGLVVKVTDRDLTFGDSSSASATVVFGPLAAVVEWAAGRGSNGVTAAGPGTAAANGTVPAAPKWI; this is encoded by the coding sequence ATGGTTGCCCGCACAGACCAGGCGACGGACCCGGACCTGCTTGCGGCACTGCTGCAGGCCCGCCGGGGCACGGCGTTCTTCGCCCGGAAGCTCAACGAACTCAGCGACGTTGAGCTCGACGGCGATTCGCTGTTGCCGGGCTGGACCCGCCGCCACATCACGGCGCACATCGGCTACAACGCCCGGGCGGTCGCCCGGCTCGTCGAGTGGGCGGCCACCGGGGTGGAAACCCCGATGTACGCCTCCACCGCGGTCCGCGACCACGAAATCGAGTTCGGCGCCACGCTGAGCCCGATCGCGCTGCGGCACCTCTTCGACCACTCCGCCGTGCACCTGAACGTCGAATGGCGGGACCTGCCCGCCGACGCCTGGCGCCACAAGGTGCGGACGATCCAGGGCAGGGAGGTCCCGGCGGCCGAAACCGTCTGGATGCGCACCCGCGAAGTCTGGATCCACGCCGTGGACCTGGACAACGGAGCCACCTTCAGTGACATCCCGGCACCCGTCCTGGAGCGGCTCCTGGCTGACATCACCGGCGCCTGGAAGACCCGCGGCACCGATAAGGGTCTCGTGGTCAAAGTCACCGACCGGGATCTCACGTTCGGGGACTCGTCGTCGGCGTCCGCCACTGTGGTCTTTGGGCCATTGGCGGCCGTCGTCGAATGGGCCGCTGGCCGGGGAAGCAACGGCGTCACCGCCGCCGGGCCCGGGACCGCCGCTGCAAACGGCACGGTTCCCGCCGCCCCGAAGTGGATCTAA
- a CDS encoding MFS transporter: MALFVLMETRVRHPLVATERNRGAAFLASFLSGAVLIGGILFINFYIQIVLGFAPFLAGLAFLPLTVALIVTAGLVAKNLPKLGAKSPTAVGPVFLAAAMLWLTQVSADGSYFFNMLPALLLMGVGLGMVFVPMQNLALFGVDKDDSGVASALVNASQQIGGSLGIALFSTIAAAATPGGVSLAALSTGYSLVFLWAAGIAVLIAPIALLLINIDRKRFTGTERDVPVVHLG; encoded by the coding sequence ATGGCACTGTTCGTGCTGATGGAAACCAGGGTCAGGCACCCGCTCGTGGCCACCGAGCGCAACCGCGGGGCGGCCTTCCTGGCCTCCTTCCTGTCCGGCGCGGTCCTCATCGGCGGCATCCTGTTCATCAACTTCTACATCCAGATCGTGCTTGGCTTCGCGCCGTTCCTGGCCGGCCTGGCTTTCCTGCCCCTGACGGTGGCGCTGATCGTTACGGCCGGCCTCGTCGCGAAGAACCTGCCCAAACTGGGGGCGAAGAGCCCGACGGCGGTCGGCCCGGTCTTTCTGGCGGCTGCGATGCTGTGGCTCACGCAGGTGAGCGCGGACGGCAGCTACTTCTTCAACATGCTGCCCGCGCTGCTCCTGATGGGAGTGGGTCTGGGAATGGTGTTCGTGCCGATGCAGAACCTCGCATTGTTCGGCGTGGACAAGGACGATTCCGGCGTCGCCAGTGCCCTGGTGAACGCTTCACAGCAGATCGGCGGTTCACTGGGCATCGCCCTGTTCAGCACCATCGCTGCGGCGGCCACGCCCGGTGGCGTCTCGCTGGCGGCCCTCTCCACCGGCTACTCTCTGGTCTTCCTCTGGGCAGCCGGCATTGCGGTCCTGATCGCCCCGATCGCCCTGCTGCTCATCAACATCGACCGCAAGAGGTTCACCGGCACCGAGCGGGACGTTCCGGTCGTTCACCTGGGCTGA
- a CDS encoding TetR/AcrR family transcriptional regulator, whose amino-acid sequence MSSLREAQKQLTRDMIVERALELFTEKGYAATTIDEIAAAAGTTRVTFYAYYPSRSDLMRDFMARVNAVLDRADGPESGSTAPDLVDVVRAGELPGILAWLESRAALWPVFRPYLDVLDEAAAVDRDVRAMVEGWHEEVISDLVSGMKLAGRFSEETHHIRGTLAFTSLDYVATLWTRRKFEPNREHALELLADSWYHLLCDGA is encoded by the coding sequence ATGTCGTCGCTGCGAGAAGCCCAGAAGCAACTGACCCGCGACATGATCGTCGAACGGGCGCTCGAGCTATTCACCGAGAAGGGCTACGCTGCGACGACGATCGACGAGATCGCCGCGGCGGCGGGCACCACCCGGGTCACGTTCTACGCGTACTACCCCTCGCGCAGCGATCTGATGAGGGACTTCATGGCGCGCGTTAACGCCGTGCTCGACCGTGCGGATGGCCCGGAGAGCGGCTCCACCGCGCCCGACCTCGTTGACGTGGTGCGCGCAGGCGAGCTGCCGGGCATCCTTGCCTGGCTGGAGTCGAGGGCGGCGCTCTGGCCGGTCTTCCGCCCCTACCTCGACGTGCTCGACGAGGCCGCCGCCGTCGACCGCGACGTGCGCGCCATGGTGGAAGGATGGCATGAGGAGGTCATCTCCGACCTGGTCAGCGGTATGAAGCTGGCCGGGCGCTTCTCGGAGGAGACGCACCACATCCGCGGAACGCTCGCCTTCACGTCCCTCGACTACGTCGCGACTCTCTGGACACGCCGCAAGTTCGAGCCAAACCGCGAGCACGCGCTCGAGTTGCTTGCCGACAGCTGGTACCACCTGCTCTGTGACGGCGCTTAG
- a CDS encoding NAD(P)/FAD-dependent oxidoreductase, whose protein sequence is MRRIVVVGNGIAGLTACDSLRSAGFDGELTVVGAERHRPYSRPALSKALLHGVDGSGVDGNSADGLQAHELPEPSHGATELLGVSAAGLDVDARVVRLDGGDELPYDGLVIASGSRAKRLAFRAVEGGPRHHSSSRELTLRTIEDAIRLRRRVASRPSVIVIGGGPLGMEVASGCLHVGCEVTLVADVKPLSRQLGDHLSDIFVAAALRRGLRIVSGGKARLVDSDAGMCVALADGTQLEAELVVTAIGDEPNVDWLAGSKLLVDGSLRVDSRGRLRPDIVAAGDVAFIRTNRGVGRVPLWTSAIDQAKVAAVGLLQGDAAPEFNFQPYFWTEGFGLSLKSVGFGPVVGAPDYSAPGEDRDSMLLRWQNKDGSGTAAAINYRIPIPKLRRLANAGPGAF, encoded by the coding sequence ATGCGCCGGATAGTGGTGGTCGGCAACGGCATCGCCGGACTCACCGCCTGCGACTCGCTGCGCTCGGCCGGCTTCGACGGCGAACTGACGGTGGTCGGCGCCGAGCGTCACCGCCCGTACAGCCGCCCCGCGCTGTCGAAGGCGCTGCTGCACGGCGTCGACGGGAGCGGTGTCGACGGGAACAGTGCCGACGGCCTGCAAGCCCACGAGCTGCCCGAGCCGAGCCACGGAGCGACCGAACTACTCGGAGTAAGCGCCGCAGGACTCGACGTCGACGCCCGGGTCGTTCGGCTTGACGGGGGAGACGAGCTGCCGTACGACGGCCTTGTCATCGCTTCCGGCTCCCGGGCGAAGCGCCTCGCCTTCAGGGCGGTGGAAGGCGGGCCGCGACACCACAGCTCGTCCCGGGAGCTCACCCTGCGCACGATCGAGGACGCGATCAGGCTCAGGCGTCGCGTCGCGTCGCGGCCATCAGTCATCGTGATCGGCGGCGGACCGCTCGGCATGGAGGTCGCCTCCGGTTGCCTGCACGTAGGCTGCGAGGTCACCCTCGTCGCCGACGTCAAGCCCCTCTCGCGTCAGCTCGGCGACCATCTGTCCGATATCTTCGTTGCCGCCGCCCTCCGGCGCGGACTGCGGATTGTCAGCGGGGGAAAGGCCCGTCTTGTCGACTCCGATGCCGGGATGTGCGTCGCCCTGGCCGACGGCACCCAGCTGGAGGCGGAGCTCGTCGTCACCGCCATCGGCGACGAGCCGAACGTCGACTGGCTGGCCGGTTCGAAACTCCTCGTCGACGGTTCGCTGCGGGTCGACTCCCGTGGCCGGCTACGGCCGGACATCGTTGCCGCCGGCGACGTAGCGTTCATCCGGACGAACCGCGGAGTGGGCCGGGTGCCCCTGTGGACGAGCGCCATCGACCAGGCCAAGGTCGCGGCCGTCGGCCTGCTTCAGGGCGACGCGGCGCCCGAGTTCAACTTCCAGCCGTACTTCTGGACCGAGGGCTTCGGCCTGTCGCTCAAGTCGGTCGGCTTCGGGCCCGTGGTCGGCGCACCCGACTACAGCGCTCCGGGCGAGGACCGGGATTCAATGCTCCTGCGCTGGCAGAACAAGGATGGCTCCGGGACTGCCGCGGCGATCAACTACCGGATCCCCATCCCTAAACTGCGTCGACTGGCCAACGCCGGGCCGGGAGCGTTCTAG
- a CDS encoding ferredoxin: MRIALDRPRCEGHGLCEEAAPKLMHLDDDGELVIDVPDVEGTDLGAAKAAVRVCPVAALRLEAA, encoded by the coding sequence ATGAGGATCGCATTGGACCGGCCGCGCTGCGAAGGACACGGCCTGTGCGAGGAAGCTGCACCCAAGCTGATGCACCTTGACGATGACGGTGAGCTGGTCATCGACGTCCCGGACGTGGAAGGGACTGACCTGGGCGCCGCGAAGGCGGCGGTGAGGGTCTGCCCGGTTGCGGCCCTCCGGCTGGAGGCCGCGTGA
- a CDS encoding cytochrome P450, whose amino-acid sequence MTAPIESDIDIWADDILVDPYPTYAALREQAGVVHLPKNDLYVLTRYDVIRDALGDPETFSSTSIGFNPMVNEALQGTSLASDPPVHTQLRATLSQNLTPRALRGLKVVIDEKADMLVAELAASGSFEAIDSLARAFPIEIVADLIGFTGHVKDNMLRWGQAAMQVLGPLNQRTQESFPIAGELYGWCSSVTAEDLTPGSIGRGIFDAETRGDIPRGSAGHIIHQYLGAGVDTTIASIGNIIALFGHHPEQFELVRENPDLVPAAFAEVLRYWAPVHIWGREATRDVDIDGVTVPAGAQIGILFGAGNRDPRHYENPDAFDVTRNPVDHLSFGYGPHGCAGQGLAKLEAHAVIEALARRVKTLTISDEVREPSNITRSLELLQVAKVVAA is encoded by the coding sequence GTGACTGCACCTATCGAATCAGACATCGACATCTGGGCTGACGACATCCTCGTCGACCCCTACCCCACTTACGCCGCGCTGCGCGAGCAGGCCGGGGTAGTCCACCTGCCCAAGAACGACCTGTACGTCCTGACGCGCTACGACGTCATCCGCGACGCACTCGGTGATCCGGAAACCTTCTCGTCCACGAGCATCGGCTTCAACCCCATGGTGAACGAGGCGCTTCAGGGCACCTCACTTGCCTCCGACCCGCCCGTTCACACGCAGCTCCGCGCCACGCTGTCACAGAACCTCACCCCCCGCGCACTTCGCGGCCTGAAAGTCGTCATCGACGAAAAGGCGGACATGCTCGTCGCCGAGCTCGCTGCCAGCGGCAGCTTCGAGGCCATCGATTCCCTGGCCCGGGCCTTCCCGATCGAAATCGTCGCCGACCTCATTGGCTTCACGGGACACGTCAAGGACAACATGCTGCGCTGGGGCCAGGCCGCCATGCAGGTCCTCGGCCCGCTAAACCAGCGCACGCAGGAGAGCTTCCCGATCGCCGGTGAGCTCTACGGCTGGTGCTCGTCAGTTACCGCCGAAGACCTCACGCCCGGCTCAATCGGCCGCGGAATTTTCGACGCCGAGACACGCGGCGACATCCCCCGGGGCTCTGCGGGGCACATCATCCACCAATACCTGGGAGCGGGCGTCGACACGACAATCGCCTCAATCGGGAACATCATTGCGCTGTTCGGCCACCACCCCGAGCAGTTCGAGCTGGTCCGGGAGAACCCGGACCTTGTCCCAGCAGCTTTCGCCGAAGTGCTGCGCTACTGGGCGCCGGTCCACATCTGGGGCCGCGAAGCAACCCGCGACGTGGACATCGACGGAGTTACCGTTCCTGCAGGGGCCCAAATCGGCATCCTCTTTGGTGCCGGCAACCGGGACCCGCGGCATTACGAGAATCCCGACGCCTTTGACGTGACCCGCAACCCGGTGGACCACCTCTCCTTCGGCTACGGTCCGCACGGCTGCGCCGGCCAGGGACTGGCGAAACTGGAAGCGCATGCCGTCATTGAGGCGCTTGCCCGCAGGGTCAAGACGCTGACGATCTCCGACGAGGTCCGGGAGCCCAGCAACATCACGCGCAGCCTCGAGTTGCTTCAGGTCGCCAAGGTGGTGGCGGCATGA
- a CDS encoding MFS transporter codes for MNSTTSLSSRGSVRATFVAAYSAVTLAQITNALPGALNGTFAVEFHTSGAGLTWIAGMFMMGIVVFELSWGVLGDLFGRKKLLYAGAMVSIVGSVLAALASTTEMMIAAQAVGGIGAGILFPISLSMIAAITPDHRARAKVIATWAGFLSLGAVISPMLAGLTAQAFTVAGPAAGAPNVFSGWRVAYYIAAAIAVAVLIIAVKALDSAAAEGRKLDLPGQITLALGLIAVLFATVQAVDAGFGSAEVIASYVAGGALLVAFVVIETRTRQPLIHLSLFRNSAYSITGVVAVTGMFAFLAVCYSTSVAVGGLALAEAWKVGVLFVFIQGPAFAFIPVVGWLIHHVAPRWVLTAGFAFMAVSAFWLSTFSLGAPEAFGGTPWTAFIPPLLLLGIGFALTVGSITAVAINTVEPQHIGMASATTNLLRDLGFALGPVVGSAIAFGVGATVFAGPLAGILGGAGLPAEAAAGLSNVPPLGYLSGWDGVIAQFTGQATASGASSQAVDGMVNALTSARQQIQAVAGTSLGQGFQTVYLAAGIAATLSAILTLFISARSSAPRPDAVVATPEAAAANAKAIV; via the coding sequence ATGAATTCGACCACCTCGTTGTCGAGCCGCGGCTCTGTACGAGCCACCTTCGTAGCCGCCTATAGCGCGGTCACCCTGGCCCAAATCACCAACGCACTGCCAGGCGCCCTCAACGGCACCTTTGCCGTGGAGTTCCATACCTCGGGCGCAGGCCTCACCTGGATCGCGGGCATGTTCATGATGGGCATCGTGGTCTTTGAGCTCAGCTGGGGGGTCCTGGGCGACCTCTTCGGCCGCAAGAAGCTGCTGTACGCGGGCGCTATGGTCAGCATCGTCGGCTCCGTCCTGGCGGCGCTGGCGTCGACCACCGAGATGATGATCGCGGCGCAGGCAGTCGGCGGCATCGGGGCGGGCATACTCTTCCCCATTTCGCTGTCCATGATCGCGGCGATCACCCCTGACCATCGCGCCCGGGCGAAGGTTATCGCCACCTGGGCCGGGTTCCTGTCCCTTGGTGCGGTGATCTCTCCGATGCTGGCCGGCTTGACGGCGCAGGCCTTCACCGTGGCGGGACCCGCGGCAGGCGCGCCTAACGTCTTCAGTGGCTGGCGCGTGGCCTACTACATTGCCGCCGCGATCGCCGTCGCCGTCCTCATCATCGCGGTCAAGGCGTTGGACTCTGCGGCCGCGGAGGGCCGCAAACTCGACCTTCCCGGCCAGATCACCCTCGCGCTCGGCCTGATCGCCGTCCTCTTCGCCACCGTGCAGGCAGTCGACGCCGGCTTCGGCAGCGCCGAGGTGATCGCAAGCTACGTTGCAGGCGGCGCCCTCCTGGTCGCCTTCGTTGTCATTGAAACACGCACCAGGCAGCCACTGATCCACCTGTCACTGTTCAGGAACAGCGCCTACTCGATCACGGGTGTGGTTGCCGTTACCGGTATGTTCGCCTTCCTCGCAGTCTGCTACAGCACCAGCGTCGCCGTCGGCGGACTCGCCCTCGCCGAAGCCTGGAAGGTGGGCGTGCTGTTCGTGTTCATCCAGGGCCCGGCATTCGCCTTCATCCCGGTGGTGGGCTGGCTCATCCACCACGTGGCCCCGCGCTGGGTACTGACCGCGGGCTTCGCCTTCATGGCGGTCTCCGCCTTCTGGCTTTCGACGTTCTCCCTGGGCGCGCCGGAGGCCTTCGGCGGAACTCCCTGGACGGCGTTCATTCCGCCGCTCCTGCTGTTGGGCATCGGGTTTGCGCTGACGGTCGGCTCCATCACTGCCGTGGCCATCAACACCGTAGAGCCGCAACACATCGGCATGGCCTCGGCCACGACAAACCTCCTGCGCGACCTCGGTTTCGCCCTGGGTCCCGTCGTCGGCTCAGCCATCGCGTTCGGAGTCGGAGCCACTGTCTTCGCCGGACCCCTCGCCGGAATCCTGGGCGGGGCAGGCCTGCCCGCCGAAGCCGCCGCCGGGCTGTCGAACGTGCCGCCTTTGGGCTACCTCTCCGGCTGGGATGGCGTCATCGCGCAGTTCACCGGCCAGGCAACGGCCAGCGGCGCATCCAGCCAGGCGGTCGACGGCATGGTCAATGCCCTCACCTCCGCGCGGCAGCAGATCCAGGCCGTGGCCGGGACCTCCCTCGGCCAGGGCTTCCAGACCGTGTACCTCGCCGCGGGTATCGCGGCCACCCTCTCCGCCATTCTTACCCTCTTCATCTCGGCCCGTTCTTCGGCGCCCAGGCCCGATGCCGTCGTGGCAACACCTGAGGCCGCTGCGGCCAACGCCAAGGCGATCGTCTGA
- a CDS encoding phosphotriesterase translates to MSHPTPVETGDAVQAPAGQTVNTVLGPVPASELGVVAVHEALLSVLPGAQYAPDISMDRAEIFEALAAKLTDFREHGGQTIVDSTGMFHGRDLKLYEALSRSTGVHIVASTGLGPEEELGGYFLTPQTNPPTPWPAEKFRDLFGKEVTEGMVVPRVERRASAGIVAATADRAGMTPTEESLFRGSARAAKSTGVPVSIRFGADALHDLDIVLDEQIEADRVLVGDLDRKDAAGSAVEVAGRGAFVGIDHVGLNDHADYLTDHDRAKLVLELVKAGHADRIILSGNSIGVARGLPEYNLPYSHVLTAFVPFLKARGLSEEDAQRILVDNPRHLLTVR, encoded by the coding sequence GTGAGTCACCCCACACCCGTCGAGACCGGCGACGCAGTCCAAGCCCCTGCCGGGCAAACCGTCAACACGGTCCTGGGTCCTGTACCCGCTTCTGAGCTGGGCGTTGTCGCGGTCCATGAAGCCTTGTTGTCGGTGCTCCCGGGCGCCCAGTACGCACCCGACATCTCCATGGACCGGGCGGAGATCTTCGAGGCCCTTGCCGCGAAGCTGACGGACTTCCGCGAGCACGGCGGGCAGACGATCGTCGACAGCACCGGCATGTTCCACGGCCGCGACCTCAAGCTCTACGAGGCACTGTCCCGCTCCACCGGTGTCCACATCGTTGCCTCCACGGGCCTGGGCCCGGAGGAAGAACTGGGCGGATACTTCCTGACTCCGCAGACCAACCCGCCCACCCCGTGGCCGGCAGAAAAGTTCCGCGATCTCTTCGGCAAGGAGGTCACGGAGGGCATGGTGGTTCCCCGGGTCGAGCGCCGCGCTTCCGCTGGCATCGTCGCTGCCACCGCCGACCGCGCCGGCATGACCCCGACAGAGGAGAGCTTGTTCCGCGGCTCCGCCCGGGCCGCCAAGAGCACCGGCGTACCGGTCTCCATCCGTTTCGGCGCCGATGCCCTGCACGATCTGGACATCGTCCTGGACGAGCAGATCGAGGCCGACCGGGTGCTCGTCGGCGACCTGGACCGCAAGGATGCCGCCGGCTCCGCCGTCGAGGTGGCCGGCCGCGGAGCCTTCGTCGGCATCGACCACGTGGGCCTGAACGACCACGCGGACTATCTCACCGACCACGACCGCGCCAAACTGGTGCTCGAGCTCGTCAAAGCCGGCCATGCCGACAGGATCATCCTTTCGGGCAACTCGATCGGCGTGGCCAGGGGCCTGCCCGAGTACAACCTGCCCTACAGCCACGTCCTGACCGCATTCGTGCCCTTCCTCAAGGCCCGCGGCCTGAGCGAAGAAGACGCCCAGCGCATCCTCGTGGACAACCCCCGCCACCTGCTGACGGTGCGCTAA